A single region of the Patescibacteria group bacterium genome encodes:
- a CDS encoding IMP cyclohydrolase, which produces MNDLNKIAGANLCALKQNPYPGRGIVLGLDEKQESFIQIYWVTGRSFNSRNRILDSEFGRVFTLAADPSRVKDPSLIIYDAMQENDGFYV; this is translated from the coding sequence ATGAATGACCTGAATAAAATCGCCGGCGCCAATCTTTGTGCGCTGAAGCAAAATCCCTATCCCGGCCGAGGCATAGTCCTCGGTCTCGACGAAAAACAAGAGAGCTTCATCCAAATATATTGGGTTACAGGAAGAAGCTTTAACAGTCGCAACCGGATTCTTGATTCCGAATTCGGCCGAGTATTCACCCTCGCCGCTGATCCATCAAGAGTTAAGGATCCCAGCCTGATCATCTACGACGCCATGCAAGAGAATGATGGCTTCTATGTGG